The following are encoded together in the Osmerus eperlanus chromosome 18, fOsmEpe2.1, whole genome shotgun sequence genome:
- the prrc1 gene encoding protein PRRC1 isoform X2, with amino-acid sequence MMEESGIETTPPTSPAPPPNEIATTSPPPLTIGLSSPMTLPSTTAIPIFSPESFSSPAVPLSIPPIRSSAPSPFGSPLPPPMSSSSLPPPAMPKGPYSSLMGGMALSSASAPPPASSVMALSPSCPPMMSAPPVGPPTGGFSMSAGYDITRGHAGRTPQTPLMPSFSSPTPMPGVVTNPMVQQPLMSGGIDAGSPITFPEEYEDSRVIPDTSAGGGIWGFFKGVAGNPMVKTVLDKTKHSVESMITTLDPGMAPYIKSGGDLDIVVTSDKEVKVGAVRDAFQEVFGMAMVTGEAGQSNIAPQPVGYAAGVKGAQERIDSLRRAGIIHEKQPVVSVENFIAELFPDKWFDIGCLILEDPGAGIHIETFTQATPLALEHVQQAHSLTPPDYSLRWSGLLVTVGEVLERNVPNVSRTDWHQAFTGMSRRQMIQSAAKALAGMYQKQLPPRTV; translated from the exons ATGATGGAAGAGAGTGGAATAGAGACtacaccccccacctcacctgcaCCTCCACCTAATGAGATTGccaccaccagcccccctccacttACCATTG GCCTCTCTAGTCCCATGACCCTCCCCAGCACTACTGCCATCCCCATTTTTTCACCAGAGAGTTTCTCCAGCCCTGCCGTCCCCTTGTCCATTCCCCCCATCCGCTCATCCGCCCCTTCGCCCTTTGGcagtcctctgcccccccccatgtcctcatccagcctcccccctcctgccatGCCCAAAGGCCCCTACAGCAGCCTGATGGGGGGGATGGCTTTatcctcagcctcagccccacccccggcctcctctgtcatggccctgtctccttcttgtCCTCCAATGATGTCAGCCCCACCTGTTGGCCCACCGACCGGAGGCTTCAGCATGAGTGCAGGATATGACATCACGCGGGGTCATGCTGGGCGCACACCACAGACTCCACTCATGCCCAGTTtctccagccccacccccatgcCAG GGGTGGTGACAAACCCCATGGTCCAACAACCATTGATGTCAGGAGGCATCGATGCTGGCTCACCAATCACCTTCCCAGAAGAATACGAGGACTCCCGCGTCATCCCGGACACCAGTGCAGGGGGTGGTATATGGGGCTTCTTCAAG GGTGTAGCAGGAAACCCCATGGTTAAGACTGTCCTGGACAAGACCAAGCACTCTGTAGAGTCCATGATCACCACCCTGGACCCTGGCATGGCTCCCTACATCA agtCGGGTGGGGATCTAGACATTGTGGTGACGTCAGATAAGGAGGTTAAGGTGGGGGCAGTGAGGGATGCCTTCCAGGAGGTGTTTGGAATGGCAATGGTGACCGGAGAGGCCGGCCAGTCCAACATTGCTCCACAGCCTGTTGGCTATGCCGCCGGagtcaag GGAGCCCAGGAGCGCATAGACAGCCTGCGGCGGGCTGGCATTATCCATGAGAAGCAGCCAGTGGTTTCAGTAGAGAACTTCATTGCTGAACTTTTCCCTGACAA GTGGTTTGACATTGGTTGTTTGATCCTGGAGGACCCTGGAGCTGGCATCCACATCGAGACCTTCACCCAGGCAACACCACTGGCCTTAGAACATGTTCAGCAG GCCCACTCCCTGACACCCCCGGACTACAGCCTGCGCTGGTCGGGCCTGCTGGTGACGGTGGGAGAAGTCTTGGAGCGAAACGTTCCCAACGTGAGCCGGACAGACTGGCACCAGGCCTTCACAGGCATGTCCCGGCGGCAGATGATCCAGAGTGCTGCCAAGGCGCTGGCAGGCATGTATCAAAAGCAGCTTCCCCCAAGGACTGTGTGA
- the prrc1 gene encoding protein PRRC1 isoform X1 yields MQEAEKMMEESGIETTPPTSPAPPPNEIATTSPPPLTIGLSSPMTLPSTTAIPIFSPESFSSPAVPLSIPPIRSSAPSPFGSPLPPPMSSSSLPPPAMPKGPYSSLMGGMALSSASAPPPASSVMALSPSCPPMMSAPPVGPPTGGFSMSAGYDITRGHAGRTPQTPLMPSFSSPTPMPGVVTNPMVQQPLMSGGIDAGSPITFPEEYEDSRVIPDTSAGGGIWGFFKGVAGNPMVKTVLDKTKHSVESMITTLDPGMAPYIKSGGDLDIVVTSDKEVKVGAVRDAFQEVFGMAMVTGEAGQSNIAPQPVGYAAGVKGAQERIDSLRRAGIIHEKQPVVSVENFIAELFPDKWFDIGCLILEDPGAGIHIETFTQATPLALEHVQQAHSLTPPDYSLRWSGLLVTVGEVLERNVPNVSRTDWHQAFTGMSRRQMIQSAAKALAGMYQKQLPPRTV; encoded by the exons ATGCAGGAGGCCGAAAAGATGATGGAAGAGAGTGGAATAGAGACtacaccccccacctcacctgcaCCTCCACCTAATGAGATTGccaccaccagcccccctccacttACCATTG GCCTCTCTAGTCCCATGACCCTCCCCAGCACTACTGCCATCCCCATTTTTTCACCAGAGAGTTTCTCCAGCCCTGCCGTCCCCTTGTCCATTCCCCCCATCCGCTCATCCGCCCCTTCGCCCTTTGGcagtcctctgcccccccccatgtcctcatccagcctcccccctcctgccatGCCCAAAGGCCCCTACAGCAGCCTGATGGGGGGGATGGCTTTatcctcagcctcagccccacccccggcctcctctgtcatggccctgtctccttcttgtCCTCCAATGATGTCAGCCCCACCTGTTGGCCCACCGACCGGAGGCTTCAGCATGAGTGCAGGATATGACATCACGCGGGGTCATGCTGGGCGCACACCACAGACTCCACTCATGCCCAGTTtctccagccccacccccatgcCAG GGGTGGTGACAAACCCCATGGTCCAACAACCATTGATGTCAGGAGGCATCGATGCTGGCTCACCAATCACCTTCCCAGAAGAATACGAGGACTCCCGCGTCATCCCGGACACCAGTGCAGGGGGTGGTATATGGGGCTTCTTCAAG GGTGTAGCAGGAAACCCCATGGTTAAGACTGTCCTGGACAAGACCAAGCACTCTGTAGAGTCCATGATCACCACCCTGGACCCTGGCATGGCTCCCTACATCA agtCGGGTGGGGATCTAGACATTGTGGTGACGTCAGATAAGGAGGTTAAGGTGGGGGCAGTGAGGGATGCCTTCCAGGAGGTGTTTGGAATGGCAATGGTGACCGGAGAGGCCGGCCAGTCCAACATTGCTCCACAGCCTGTTGGCTATGCCGCCGGagtcaag GGAGCCCAGGAGCGCATAGACAGCCTGCGGCGGGCTGGCATTATCCATGAGAAGCAGCCAGTGGTTTCAGTAGAGAACTTCATTGCTGAACTTTTCCCTGACAA GTGGTTTGACATTGGTTGTTTGATCCTGGAGGACCCTGGAGCTGGCATCCACATCGAGACCTTCACCCAGGCAACACCACTGGCCTTAGAACATGTTCAGCAG GCCCACTCCCTGACACCCCCGGACTACAGCCTGCGCTGGTCGGGCCTGCTGGTGACGGTGGGAGAAGTCTTGGAGCGAAACGTTCCCAACGTGAGCCGGACAGACTGGCACCAGGCCTTCACAGGCATGTCCCGGCGGCAGATGATCCAGAGTGCTGCCAAGGCGCTGGCAGGCATGTATCAAAAGCAGCTTCCCCCAAGGACTGTGTGA